One part of the Alligator mississippiensis isolate rAllMis1 chromosome 3, rAllMis1, whole genome shotgun sequence genome encodes these proteins:
- the ZNF706 gene encoding zinc finger protein 706 translates to MARGQQKIQSQQKNAKKQAEQKKKQGHDQKAAAKAALIYTCTVCRTQMPDPKTFKQHFESKHPKTPLPPELADVQA, encoded by the exons ATGGCTCGTGGACAACAGAAGATTCAGTCACAacagaaaaatgccaaaaaacaagctgaacaaaaaaagaagcaaggaCATGATCAGaaggctgcagccaaggctgcctTGATCTATACCTGCACTGTCTGTAGG ACACAAATGCCGGACCCCAAGACCTTCAAACAGCACTTTGAGAGCAAGCATCCTAAGACTCCACTTCCTCCAGAATTGGCTGATGTTCAGGCATAA